A portion of the Bombus terrestris chromosome 3, iyBomTerr1.2, whole genome shotgun sequence genome contains these proteins:
- the LOC100650226 gene encoding M-phase phosphoprotein 6, whose protein sequence is MSANKAKLSKSILEMKFMKRTKEKVEKQQFHEEGEEYFGNELTKRMKKDSERFIIEPSYIFCEKLIDGRVSFQGMNPEIEKFMEEEQNNEHTEMEEKQEVDISDEQLAKNWKNYKKMAKIEHKYEKLLKKHKDYELSPKKTKFLKPQY, encoded by the exons aTGAGTGCTAACAAAGCAAAATTATCAAAAAGTATTTTAGAAATGAAA tttatgAAACGGACGAAAGAAAAAGTAGAGAAGCAGCAATTTCATGAAGAAGGTGAAGAATATTTTGGAAATGAACTGACAAAACGTATGAAGAAAGATTC agAAAGATTTATTATTGAACCTAGTTATATCTTCTGTGAGAAGTTAATCGATGGCAGAGTAAGTTTTCAAGGAATGAATCctgaaatagaaaaattcatgGAAGAGGAACAGAACAATGAACATACGGAGATGGAAGAAAAACAAGAAGTAGATATTTCAGATGAGCAATTggcaaaaaattggaaaaattataagaaaatgGCAAAGATTGaacataaatatgaaaaattattaaagaaacatAAGGATTATGAACTATCaccaaagaaaacaaaatttttgaaaccacaatattaa